The following proteins are encoded in a genomic region of Spirosoma sp. SC4-14:
- a CDS encoding 4Fe-4S dicluster domain-containing protein, whose protein sequence is MSYFDDIQSGIRTTLKGLTLTFRHIRNATHRRTPEGIASANYFEQQNGLVTLQYPHEQLPIPDNGRYRLRNEIDDCIVCDKCAKICPVDCITIDAIKATEEVGRASDGSPIRLYAAKFDIDMAKCCYCGLCTAVCPTECLTMDKKFDYSEFELGKLTYEFSNLTPEQADEKRALYEQFLREKEEQKAAQVAAKAANQAASAPAANPKPVFRPTAKPTVPSAPPENSEDSSIEHPLTDASPTEMEQIAQGGLETTKRPVFRPTKKPAVPVPESPVEARKELPEQKPESTTTDEGLPTVEVLKPKPAPFRPTMKPPKTTGEAVRSEQVEEPKAQDVTEPKPTFRPTMKPAKPPAAEPPAQAVSEPAPKAKPAFRPTMKPKAASASESVAEKSEKESSQTPDVPIDPPAEAPKSTVGFRPTMKPNVATTPAKTQEINPAQDTAVRAQEEPAADTPKPKPAFRPTMKPKAAPPKSDTDNKNPTE, encoded by the coding sequence ATGTCTTATTTCGACGATATACAGTCCGGTATCCGGACAACGCTGAAGGGGTTAACGCTAACGTTTCGTCACATACGAAACGCAACCCACCGCCGAACGCCCGAAGGCATTGCCAGCGCCAATTATTTTGAGCAGCAAAACGGGCTGGTAACGCTTCAGTATCCGCACGAACAACTACCTATTCCCGACAATGGCCGTTATCGGCTTCGTAATGAAATAGATGATTGTATTGTTTGTGATAAGTGCGCTAAAATATGCCCGGTCGATTGCATTACAATTGATGCCATTAAAGCAACGGAAGAGGTCGGACGGGCCTCGGATGGGTCGCCAATTCGGTTATATGCCGCTAAATTTGACATCGACATGGCCAAGTGTTGCTACTGCGGTCTTTGTACGGCCGTATGCCCAACCGAGTGCCTGACGATGGATAAGAAGTTCGACTATAGTGAGTTCGAACTAGGAAAGCTAACCTACGAATTTTCGAATCTGACGCCCGAGCAAGCCGACGAGAAACGTGCTTTATATGAGCAGTTTCTTCGGGAGAAAGAAGAACAAAAAGCGGCACAGGTGGCTGCTAAAGCTGCAAATCAGGCGGCTTCGGCACCAGCCGCAAACCCCAAACCCGTATTTCGGCCAACAGCAAAACCGACAGTTCCATCGGCACCACCCGAAAATTCAGAAGATTCTTCGATTGAGCATCCATTGACCGATGCGTCGCCAACCGAAATGGAGCAAATTGCTCAAGGTGGACTGGAAACAACCAAACGTCCTGTTTTTCGGCCAACAAAGAAACCTGCCGTTCCTGTACCCGAATCGCCAGTTGAAGCTCGCAAGGAATTGCCAGAGCAGAAGCCGGAGAGCACAACTACTGATGAAGGACTACCCACTGTTGAGGTACTAAAACCCAAACCGGCGCCTTTCCGACCAACCATGAAGCCTCCCAAAACAACCGGAGAGGCCGTAAGGTCGGAACAAGTGGAAGAGCCTAAAGCACAGGATGTAACAGAGCCTAAGCCTACCTTTCGGCCAACCATGAAACCGGCTAAACCACCGGCTGCTGAGCCGCCTGCTCAGGCCGTTTCTGAACCAGCCCCGAAAGCCAAACCAGCGTTCCGACCAACCATGAAGCCGAAAGCAGCGTCGGCTTCGGAATCAGTAGCGGAAAAGTCGGAAAAAGAAAGCTCGCAGACACCAGATGTGCCAATAGATCCACCTGCAGAAGCACCTAAGTCTACAGTTGGTTTCCGGCCAACCATGAAGCCGAACGTTGCTACAACTCCTGCTAAAACACAGGAAATTAACCCTGCGCAGGATACGGCTGTTCGGGCACAGGAAGAGCCGGCTGCTGATACACCCAAGCCTAAGCCCGCGTTTCGACCAACCATGAAGCCTAAGGCCGCACCGCCTAAATCAGACACTGATAATAAAAATCCAACGGAGTAA
- a CDS encoding TPM domain-containing protein: MKTNPFTPDEQQRIVNAIRQAETTTSGEIRVHVEPHCSTPDPVQRAIDVFAQLGMHQTKQQNGVLFYLAHVDRKFAIVGDKGIDAKVSGNFWESTKNLLRSYFSAGQYAEGLIRGIGQAGVQLQQYFPYDRATDTNELADDISFD; this comes from the coding sequence ATGAAAACGAACCCATTCACACCCGACGAGCAACAGCGCATTGTGAATGCTATTCGGCAGGCCGAAACCACAACATCCGGCGAAATCCGGGTGCATGTTGAACCGCATTGTTCTACTCCAGACCCTGTGCAACGGGCTATTGATGTATTTGCGCAATTGGGCATGCATCAGACCAAACAGCAGAATGGAGTGTTGTTTTACCTGGCCCATGTCGACCGGAAATTCGCGATTGTAGGCGACAAGGGAATCGACGCTAAAGTGTCCGGCAATTTCTGGGAAAGCACTAAAAATTTGCTTCGTAGCTATTTTTCAGCCGGACAATATGCTGAAGGACTAATACGAGGTATTGGGCAGGCGGGTGTACAGTTGCAACAGTATTTCCCCTACGATAGAGCAACCGACACCAACGAACTTGCCGACGATATTTCGTTTGACTGA
- a CDS encoding LemA family protein: protein MSRTLIIVVVIALILGMYGCSSYNGLVQSDTNVQEKWAQVQTQYQRRADLIPNLVRTVQGAANFEKSTLTAVIQARASATGINLNADQLTPENIKKFQAAQDQLSGSLSRLLAVAENYPNLKANQNFSELQAQLEGTENRISVARNDFNGAVKVYNQSVRSFPNNIFAGIFGFPVKGFFEASQAAQSAPTVQF from the coding sequence ATGTCAAGAACATTAATTATTGTAGTGGTTATTGCCCTTATTTTGGGCATGTATGGGTGTAGCTCTTACAACGGTCTTGTTCAGAGCGATACGAACGTACAGGAAAAATGGGCACAGGTGCAAACGCAATATCAGCGTCGGGCCGACCTGATTCCAAACCTGGTTCGAACGGTTCAGGGAGCCGCCAATTTTGAGAAGAGTACATTAACGGCTGTTATTCAGGCAAGGGCTAGTGCTACCGGTATTAACCTGAATGCCGATCAGCTCACCCCCGAAAATATCAAGAAATTCCAGGCGGCTCAGGATCAGCTCAGTGGCTCGCTATCGCGGCTGCTGGCAGTTGCCGAAAATTACCCAAACCTGAAAGCCAATCAGAATTTTTCGGAACTACAGGCACAACTGGAAGGTACGGAAAACCGGATCTCCGTTGCCCGGAATGATTTTAATGGAGCCGTAAAGGTTTACAATCAGTCGGTACGGTCATTTCCAAACAACATCTTTGCCGGTATCTTTGGCTTTCCGGTAAAAGGATTCTTTGAGGCTTCACAAGCGGCCCAAAGTGCCCCAACGGTTCAGTTTTAA
- a CDS encoding NADH-quinone oxidoreductase subunit J: MIQIAFYGFAALAIGAALAILLTRNVLYAAFFLLLTLLGVAGLFVLASADFLAIAQIMIYVGGVLVLVIFGVMLTHKKNTGTDINSQTPNTIPALNRSGSYAWLVAVLVAGSLFIALYTLLARANFSLLNGSGSVGWQSSIGTIGKQLMTEYLIPFEITGILLLAALVGATYLAAPHVRKNN; this comes from the coding sequence GTGATTCAGATCGCTTTTTATGGGTTTGCAGCATTGGCGATAGGCGCTGCCCTTGCTATTTTACTGACCCGGAATGTACTGTATGCGGCCTTTTTTCTGCTCCTTACTTTGCTGGGGGTTGCCGGTCTTTTTGTATTGGCCAGTGCCGATTTTCTGGCAATCGCCCAAATTATGATTTATGTGGGTGGAGTGCTGGTGCTGGTAATTTTTGGGGTTATGCTTACGCATAAAAAAAACACAGGAACCGATATCAATAGTCAGACACCGAATACGATACCAGCCCTGAATCGATCGGGTTCCTATGCGTGGCTGGTAGCTGTTTTGGTAGCGGGTAGTTTGTTTATCGCGCTCTACACCTTATTGGCGCGTGCCAATTTCTCCTTACTGAACGGTTCGGGTTCGGTTGGCTGGCAGAGTAGCATAGGTACTATTGGAAAACAATTGATGACTGAATACCTGATTCCATTTGAGATTACGGGTATTCTACTGCTGGCAGCTTTAGTTGGAGCTACCTATCTGGCGGCACCGCATGTCAGAAAAAATAACTGA
- a CDS encoding TPM domain-containing protein produces the protein MNVLTFSSRIVRTYGLAILLFFLTLPNVLLAQDSATDSPSSTAIPDRPNPPRLVNDFVGILSGSERDQLEQKLRTYNDSTSTQITIVIVKTTEPYPIGDFAFQVGRKWGVGQKGKNNGLVLAWATQTRKIFIATGYGLEGAIPDAIAKRIISNTIVPAFKQEQWYRGLDEATTEIIQRASGEYKADPRQQSDDGGWGEIFIWIFIVFIILFILSRRNNGGGSNRNRGGGFFPPVFFPTSGSGWGSSGGGWSSGGGSGGGFGGFGGGSFGGGGAGGDY, from the coding sequence GTGAACGTACTTACTTTTTCATCCCGCATTGTCCGAACCTACGGTCTGGCGATACTTCTTTTTTTCCTAACACTACCCAACGTATTGCTGGCACAGGACTCGGCAACCGACTCCCCTTCCAGTACGGCTATTCCCGACCGGCCAAATCCACCCCGTTTGGTAAACGATTTTGTTGGTATTCTGAGCGGTAGCGAACGCGATCAGTTAGAGCAGAAACTTCGCACCTACAACGACTCGACCTCTACCCAGATTACTATCGTTATCGTTAAAACAACCGAACCCTATCCAATTGGCGATTTTGCATTTCAGGTTGGGCGTAAGTGGGGTGTAGGGCAGAAGGGTAAAAACAATGGTCTGGTGCTGGCCTGGGCAACTCAAACCCGCAAAATTTTTATTGCAACCGGTTACGGCCTGGAGGGCGCTATTCCCGATGCCATTGCCAAGCGCATTATAAGCAACACGATTGTACCAGCCTTCAAACAGGAGCAATGGTACCGTGGCCTGGATGAAGCTACTACCGAAATTATTCAGCGAGCCAGTGGTGAATACAAAGCCGACCCGCGCCAACAATCCGACGATGGTGGCTGGGGCGAAATTTTCATCTGGATTTTTATTGTCTTCATTATCCTGTTCATCCTATCTCGCCGAAATAATGGCGGGGGAAGCAATCGGAATCGTGGTGGAGGATTCTTCCCTCCGGTCTTCTTCCCAACTTCAGGCTCTGGCTGGGGTAGTTCGGGTGGGGGCTGGAGTAGTGGCGGAGGTAGTGGTGGTGGTTTCGGAGGTTTTGGCGGGGGTAGTTTCGGCGGGGGTGGTGCCGGTGGCGATTACTAA